A part of Aegilops tauschii subsp. strangulata cultivar AL8/78 chromosome 2, Aet v6.0, whole genome shotgun sequence genomic DNA contains:
- the LOC141040906 gene encoding uncharacterized protein, whose protein sequence is MFKKSNGDEWIAGLNVEYNTVLGKEKNLKEEERKKPIVIQVCVHNLSLLYHICHADIECEDLKNYLMDGKVKFTYVDFTNDIKVLDQIGLVVGQPFDLQRNELVSSSQPSMLTLAAAMVDPSCVLLHDTIH, encoded by the exons ATGTTCAAAAAGTCAAATGGTGATGAGTGGATCGCTGGGCTAAATGTTGAGTACAACACAGTCCTGGGAaaagagaagaatctaaaggaagaagagaggaagaagcccatCGTGATACAGGTTTGCGTGCATAACTTGAGCTTgctctaccacatatgccatgccgacattgAGTGCGAGGATTTAAAGAACTACCTCATGGACGGCAAAGTCAAATTCACTTATGTAGACTTTACGAATGACATAAAAGTCCTGGAtcagataggcctcgttgtaggccagcccttcgaccTCCAGAGGAATGAGCTGGTGTCCTCcagtcagccttcaatgctgaccctggcagcagccatggtTGATCCTTCATGCG ttttgctccatgacACAATCCACTGA